The following coding sequences lie in one Vanessa tameamea isolate UH-Manoa-2023 chromosome 17, ilVanTame1 primary haplotype, whole genome shotgun sequence genomic window:
- the LOC113404359 gene encoding histone acetyltransferase KAT6B isoform X2, which yields MSEPDDVGKEVWKRWILEAIHKIRSQKQRPSVERICHAIRQHHNYHEDVVSERLERAVREGVVLKVYNKGQSSYKDPGGLQNKVLRIASDVDVSRAVAKAVRELGERDGSNLKTIEKHLRQAYQVSVEDNTDVRNILRAAAKRAVARGLLLHHAGNYKATDRPLTATDRIAKQRKLQESPENQLSPGGVLVCAECLGTDARNRLGVNEALICCFQCKSYAHPTCLNILEYINLTTLKSARWCCGECARCSACGLSGEWASRCAECARTAHARCRRPPWRCDLCTDKPHTPRTTMGGTPKKRKPKTPARRIDSDDEPSDGNDSPYARLPSEQRMSKEKQKFFRFSAFNLVKRRRCRESSSEWEGWEGSQWGGVRVTRVQRLELRLEHRQRPDRSDQSERSSSDSDPPLALPSRAAPPVPPLRARPAPTIFERLASDAGPDGTWGFAAEAQKQRLVDEPARRSPEKTRSPDKRRSSENRLSPEILLSHEKRRSPEKRELNDKKSSPTKRHSPEQRLSLEKRRSLEKQGLYNKRRSPSRRLSPENRRSLEKKRSPDLRRSSEPLLTPEKRSSKNRCTPEPPQTSATQQSPVSRETGSPERAGRRRRSRCGDRLLTTLFDGLSEFYSVRTASRSQSRHRPVERERERERECDSESESRQVLKETRSTFKRYQAALSRASARPRGRTRERSASAARESADGVGLRLSASALVVRAAEGKRGGGSAEEAQAHKLSRALGPATNQTEGKRLPPGVTEADAELFSQARASSGAEGEAAATPGPGAAGGPPPPRCPSAIEFGQWEIETWYSSPFPQEYARLPKLFLCEFCLKYAKSRAVLMRHLDKCLWRHPPATEIYRCGDISVFEVDGNANKIYCQNLCLLAKLFLDHKTLYYDVEPFLFYVLTKNDSKGCHLVGYFSKEKHCQQKYNVSCIMTMPQYQRQGYGRFLIHFSYLLSKEEGQPGTPEKPLSDLGRVSYHAYWKSVILEFLHDHKDRPFTFEDIALTTGMHMNDVAVTFQLLGFMRYVPNNESVKLGICVDWNRVENHMKKLNSRPRLEIDPECLRWTPLLAPTINPFRSPEEGSGDQDTENDDTEMKTESENTETEPETSASKSEMKSQHDKDVAEPVEVTSSGRRRTRPLKYSETTYQTTPTLGDGNRKRKRESSRKMSESVEEEKKDIEATPRRQRSKSIASRSKATQDEISEESLPRNRRKALKEPAYVSDSQESQESNDVHNETTDIPASTIKAKSKRQGRWKGRKRQKGSKPSPKISGTPVAKKAKVDDNKQDQNDYKTDNSVEETVNNIPSKVQNHAVKNQSESKPDATNKNTGDSSEDSSGEADDEMDVEEGEDRTSVPSKPATPRPVEENSTDHHTSDMELDSIHMDSPKSLAEKDQVINETNKDKTEEDSAVVENGPTVGVTSDNIVETKINKDSTENEKIPETRNGELKSPTKAQLDDKDTIVISESDDNNSQSCPLPSPKPNDLIPAQINEYKPKEVPEKESPSKVLPVVSTENAHIVLDAKGSGEAILARPPVDLIVPRLHQIETIVVEGESDNAISSHTGVSPKKVDKTVISESPKQKKLAEKVNIEMTCELKKCEMRKETVIQHQTIEETKVPGKKSPTKIETIIQNLDPHRDLSNSLKKPDPPKIDSYNEIDTRKLQMPIASKESEIPFRNDMMHTRKDEIVVSRSIIENTIPNYHNSVSNSMTIQPINSLQLQHPYLNHRTSVSKESQAVQTDKVLMKTSDSSRTINSMSEPSPVISKSTTKLEVPHPITSPVVNPVIPKVPNVTDISFLPRCQSANAAVNLGMERTELDPSFTSNALHNTLSGSMSIVQTNTQDKNDHNQKPREKSKLRDVRVNSAHSKLEKTEKKSTKNETPRSTPEPKLFFPEQNTNVRKPETSVPINVINTVSVTSKLETKASEAPKKQDFFKKEKSNASKCESKNASIKHDKSCSTQLNLKAAEQNDINKMMPKFKYDNELVPKGDYGMNQIPNYHTTPAQYPMSQWPPWDPTRTWDHNRFLDMKNNEKNYLDKFQGFNLPHLDQMQKSPQKLHPKYDQKDLHNIAYGALSSGIYATTGLPHFKETKAPTSKASDCTQKNEGKPTKQSKTTTACQTQCENKKSQSHNTTEAQMKQMMQRQVNKQQDVVTSCAEFRQQSPQVLTSPGCKTPFNQNGPCGQEKVEIEKKSRQHSKKDESPKDTNKEEMCEAVSPALQSMGVYTPDSTSNSVHSVQYPVCELDVSQLGLESPTSIGSDLASPCSMMHMHPAPSPQYPHSSIHIPSIMSQPNQPTKQQKINNRNRNNTASSSSAGDNKAVRGAATPPARHRATPPHPAPHGGGVMQGSSSGSGGAGYQGGYLSFQQQQQYHGGWAPSCSLAKLQQMADAPQHPPHTPPAPPQYGQQAGTPPASHYHAPKYYAPAHNQLESPRNTRNATSNLSPMQHVQMGPGSRMSPNLNTHIISQYGLNGYRVPPQQQFNNLPVQMMNVQPGVQYPGPDPRAQQPNVYAYAGYINPPPPLAMQTLNSTMRR from the exons CTTAAAGACAATCGAGAAACATTTACGACAAGCTTACCAAGTTTCAGTTGAAGATAATACGGACGTGCGGAATATATTACGGGCGGCTGCAAAGAGAGCTGTAGCTAGGGGTCTGTTGCTTCACCACGCGGGAAACTATAAGGCGACTGATCGTCCACTCACAGCAACAGACCGAATAGCAAAACAAAGGAAATTGCAAGAAAGTCCGGAGAAT CAACTAAGCCCAGGAGGTGTTCTGGTGTGTGCAGAGTGTCTTGGTACAGATGCTAGAAACCGTCTTGGAGTGAATGAGGCACTCATCTGCTGCTTTCAGTGCAAGTCATATGCACATCCGACTTGCCTCAATATACTTGAATACATAAATTTGACAACTTTAAAG AGCGCGCGCTGGTGCTGCGGCGAGTGCGCGCGCTGCAGCGCGTGCGGCCTGAGCGGCGAGTGGGCGTCGCGCTGCGCCGAGTGCGCGCGCACGGCGCACGCGCGCTGCCGCCGCCCGCCCTGGCGCTGCGACCTGTGCACGGACAAGCCGCACACGCCTCG AACGACCATGGGTGGAACGCCGAAGAAGCGGAAACCGAAGACGCCGGCGCGACGCATCGACTCGGACGACGAGCCCTCCGACGGTAATGACTCGCCGTACGCCCGCCTCCCGTCCGAACAGAGAATGTCAAAGGAGAAGCAGAAGTTTTTCAGATTCTCCGCTTTCAATCTCGTCAAACGGCGCCGGTGTAGGGAGTCCTCGAGCGAGTGGGAGGGGTGGGAGGGTTCGCAGTGGGGTGGCGTGCGCGTCACTCGCGTGCAGCGACTCGAGCTGCGTCTCGAGCACCGGCAGCGCCCCGATCGCTCCGACCAATCGGAACGCTCGTCCTCCGACAGCGACCCGCCACTCGCGCTCCCGTCCCGCGCCGCACCGCCCGTGCCTCCTCTCCGAGCCCGTCCCGCGCCCACTATTTTCGAGCGTCTCGCCTCCGACGCAGGTCCCGACGGCACGTGGGGTTTCGCCGCCGAAGCGCAGAAACAACGTCTTGTTGATGAACCCGCAAGGCGGTCGCCCGAGAAAACGCGGTCACCCGACAAACGGAGATCATCCGAAAATCGGCTTTCGCCTGAGATTCTCCTGTCGCACGAAAAGCGCCGATCACCGGAAAAGCGGgagttaaatgataaaaaaagctcGCCCACCAAGCGACATTCTCCTGAACAACGACTTTCGCTCGAAAAGAGACGATCTTTAGAAAAGCAGgggttatataataaaagacgtTCGCCTAGTAGACGCCTTTCGCCTGAAAACCGGCGTTCCCTGGAAAAGAAACGGTCGCCCGACTTACGGCGTTCGTCTGAGCCACTTCTGACGCCCGAGAAGCGGTCATCTAAAAATCGTTGTACTCCCGAACCTCCACAAACGTCTGCAACGCAGCAGTCGCCAGTGTCACGGGAGACAGGTTCACCCGAGAGAGCCGGGCGCAGACGACGGAGCAGATGTGGCGATAGATTACTCACTACGCTATTCGACGGGCTCTCAGAGTTCTATTCGGTGCGAACGGCGTCCCGCTCGCAGTCGCGGCACCGGCCCGTGGAGCGCGAGCGTGAGCGTGAGCGTGAGTGCGACAGCGAGAGCGAGAGTCGGCAGGTCTTAAAAGAGACGCGGAGCACGTTCAAGCGGTACCAGGCGGCGCTGTCGCGAGCGAGCGCGCGGCCCCGGGGCCGGACGCGAGAGCGCAGTGCGTCGGCGGCGCGAGAGAGCGCGGACGGGGTAGGGCTGCGGTTGAGCGCGTCGGCGCTGGTGGTGCGCGCGGCGGAGGGCAAGCGCGGCGGGGGCTCGGCGGAGGAGGCGCAGGCGCACAAGCTGTCGCGCGCGCTCGGCCCGGCCACCAATCAGACGG AGGGTAAGAGACTCCCCCCCGGGGTGACGGAGGCGGACGCGGAGCTGTTCTCGCAGGCGCGCGCGTCGTCGGGCGCGGAGGGCGAGGCGGCGGCGACGCCGGGcccgggcgcggcgggcggcccGCCTCCGCCGAGGTGTCCTTCCGCCATTGAATTCGGGCAGTGGGAGATCGAGACGTGGTATTCGAGTCCTTTCCCCCAGGAATATGccag GTTGCCAAAGTTATTCCTCTGCGAGTTTTGTCTGAAGTATGCGAAAAGTCGAGCTGTGTTAATGCGGCATTTAGACAAGTGCCTGTGGCGACACCCGCCCGCCACGGAAATATACCGATGCGGGGACATTTCCGTTTTTGAAGTCGATGGGAATGCTAATAAGATATACTGTCAGAATCTCTGTCTACTCGCGAAGCTATTTTTGGACCACAAAACACTTTATTATGACGTAGagccgtttttattttatgtactaaCGAAAAATGACAGCAAAGGATGTCATTTGGTTGGCTATTTCTCGAAAGAAAAGCATTGTCAGCAGAAATACAACGTCTCCTGTATAATGACGATGCCCCAGTATCAAAGACAGGGATATGGGAGATTTCTCATCCATTTTA gtTACTTGTTATCGAAGGAGGAAGGGCAGCCAGGCACACCAGAAAAACCACTTTCAGATCTGGGAAGAGTTTCATATCATGCCTATTGGAAATCTGTTATTTTAGAGTTTCTTCATGATCACAAAGATCGTCCATTTACATTTGAAGACATAGCATTGACAACGGGAATGCATATGAATGATGTTGCTGTAACATTTCAACTTCTCGGTTTCATGAGATACGTTCCAAACAATGAATCTGTGAAACTGGGAATATGTGTAGATTGGAATAGAGTGGAAAATCATATGAAAAAATTGAACAGTAGGCCACGTCTCGAAATCGACCCGGAATGTCTTAGGTGGACACCATTATTGGCGCCAACAATTAATCCATTCAGATCGCCAGAAGAAGGATCTGGGGACCAAGACACTGAAAACGACGATACTGAAATGAAAACAGAAAGTGAAAACACAGAAACTGAACCAGAAACTTCGGCATCAAAATCTGAAATGAAGTCTCAACATGATAAGGATGTTGCTGAACCAGTTGAAGTAACTTCATCCGGTAGAAGAAGAACTCGACCGCTTAAATACAGTGAAACTACTTATCAAACTACACCTACACTTGGCGATGGAAACCGTAAGAGAAAACGTGAATCTAGCAgaaaaatgtcagaaagtgtGGAAGAGGAAAAAAAGGATATAGAGGCAACTCCAAGAAGACAGAGAAGTAAAAGTATAGCAAGTAGATCAAAAGCCACCCAAGATGAAATTTCTGAAGAATCTCTACCAAGAAACAGGAGGAAAGCCCTCAAAGAACCTGCTTACGTTTCGGATAGTCAAGAAAGTCAAGAGAGCAATGATGTTCATAATGAAACTACTGATATACCTGCTAGCACAATAAAAGCAAAGAGTAAGAGACAAGGTCGTTGGAAGGGCCGCAAGCGTCAGAAAGGTAGTAAACCTTCTCCAAAAATCAGTGGCACACCAGTTGCCAAGAAAGCAAAAGTTGATGATAATAAGCAAGACCAAAATGACTATAAAACTGATAATTCTGTTGAAGAGACAGTAAATAACATACCTTCCAAAGTTCAAAATCATGCAGTTAAGAATCAAAGTGAAAGTAAACCAGATGCGACCAATAAAAATACTGGTGACAGTTCAGAAGATTCTTCAGGGGAGGCTGATGATGAGATGGACGTAGAAGAGGGAGAGGATAGAACTAGTGTTCCCAGCAAGCCGGCGACCCCTCGCCCTGTAGAAGAGAACAGTACAGACCATCACACTAGCGACATGGAACTTGATAGTATCCATATGGATTCACCAAAATCACTAGCAGAAAAAGATCAAGTTATAAATGAAACTAATAAAGATAAAACCGAGGAAGATAGTGCTGTCGTCGAAAATGGACCAACTGTAGGCGTAACGTCGGATAACATTGtagaaactaaaattaataaagacagTACTGAAAACGAAAAAATACCAGAAACAAGGAATGGTGAATTAAAGTCTCCTACTAAAGCTCAGCTTGATGATAAGGATACTATCGTGATATCAGAGTCTGATGATAACAACAGCCAAAGCTGTCCCTTGCCATCGCCTAAACCTAACGACTTAATTCCAGCACAGATCAACGAATACAAGCCTAAAGAAGTTCCAGAAAAAGAAAGTCCATCGAAAGTATTACCAGTTGTTTCAACAGAAAATGCTCATATTGTTTTAGATGCTAAAGGTTCAGGGGAAGCTATACTAGCTCGACCGCCTGTTGATCTTATTGTACCGCGCTTACATCAAATCGAGACTATAGTGGTCGAGGGAGAATCGGATAATGCTATTTCGTCACATACTGGTGTCTCACCTAAAAAAGTCGACAAGACAGTAATAAGTGAGTCACCTAAGCAAAAGAAATTAGCTGAGAAAGTAAACATTGAGATGACGTGTGAGCTAAAAAAATGTGAGATGAGGAAGGAGACCGTAATCCAGCATCAAACTATTGAAGAAACTAAAGTGCCCGGGAAGAAGTCGCCTACGAAAATCGAAACTATTATACAGAATTTAGATCCTCATAGAGATCTCTCTAACAGTTTGAAAAAACCAGATCCACCTAAAATCGATTCTTACAATGAAATAGATACTAGAAAATTACAGATGCCCATTGCAAGTAAAGAAAGTGAAATACCGTTCAGAAATGACATGATGCATACTAGAAAGGATGAAATTGTTGTTTCGCGAAGTATAATAGAAAACACTATTCCTAATTACCACAATTCCGTAAGTAATTCGATGACAATACAACCAATTAACTCTTTACAACTTCAGCATCCCTACTTGAACCACAGAACTAGTGTGAGTAAGGAATCACAAGCTGTTCAAACTGACAAAGTGCTTATGAAAACTAGTGACTCTAGTAGAACGATTAATAGTATGTCTGAACCTTCACCAGTGATAAGTAAGAGTACTACGAAATTAGAAGTGCCCCATCCCATAACGTCGCCTGTCGTAAATCCAGTGATACCAAAAGTGCCCAATGTTACTGATATTAGTTTTTTACCGAGGTGCCAAAGTGCTAATGCAGCTGTTAATTTAGGCATGGAAAGAACTGAATTAGACCCTAGTTTCACCAGTAATGCCTTGCATAACACCCTGAGCGGTTCTATGAGTATAGTTCAAACAAACACTCAAGATAAAAACGATCATAATCAAAAACCCAGAGAAAAGAGCAAACTTCGGGATGTAAGAGTAAATTCGGCCCACAGCAAACTGGAAAAGACCGagaaaaaatcaacaaaaaatgaAACACCAAGAAGCACGCCGGAGCCTAAGTTGTTTTTTCCAgaacaaaatacaaatgtaaGAAAACCTGAAACATCTGTTcctataaatgtaataaatacagTCTCTGTGACTAGTAAATTAGAGACGAAAGCTAGCGAGGCACCAaagaaacaagatttttttaagaaagagAAGTCTAATGCATCAAAGTGTGAATCAAAGAATGCGTCCATTAAACATGATAAAAGTTGTTCGACTCAACTCAACTTAAAGGCAGCTGAACAgaacgatattaataaaatgatgccTAAATTTAAGTATGACAATGAGCTTGTTCCAAAAGGCGACTATGGAATGAATCAAATCCCCAACTATCACACAACGCCCGCACAATATCCTATGTCACAGTGGCCGCCATGGGACCCCACCAGAACGTGGGATCATAACAGGTTTTTGGATATGAAAAATAACGAAAAGAACTACCTGGATAAATTTCAAGGTTTCAATCTGCCGCATTTAGATCAGATGCAAAAATCGCCACAGAAGTTGCATCCGAAATATGATCAAAAAGATTTACATAATATCGCTTACGGAGCTCTATCGAGTGGGATATATGCTACGACAGGTCTACCGCATTTTAAAGAAACTAAAGCACCGACCTCGAAAGCTTCAGATTGCACACAGAAAAACGAAGGCAAACCTACGAAGCAATCTAAGACAACAACAGCGTGTCAAACGCAATGCGAGAATAAAAAATCACAATCTCACAATACGACAGAGGCTCAAATGAAGCAAATGATGCAGCGTCAGGTTAACAAACAGCAAGATGTGGTCACGAGTTGTGCGGAGTTCCGGCAGCAGAGTCCACAGGTGTTGACGTCGCCCGGATGCAAGACTCCGTTCAACCAGAATGGGCCGTGTGGTCAAGAGAAGGTCGAGATAGAGAAGAAGTCACGGCAGCATTCCAAAAAGGACGAGTCTCCAAAGGATACGAACAAGGAAGAAATGTGCGAAGCCGTCAGTCCCGCTTTACAATCGATGGGGGTTTACACACCGGATTCGACGAGTAACTCTGTACATTCAGTGCAATATCCGGTGTGTGAGTTGGACGTCAGCCAGTTGGGTCTCGAGTCACCCACGAGCATCGGGTCCGATCTGGCGTCGCCCTGCTCCATGATGCACATGCACCCCGCGCCCAGTCCGCAGTACCCACATTCGTCCATACACATACCCTCCATCATGAGTCAGCCGAATCAACCGACGAAGCagcagaaaataaataacagaaatag GAACAACACGGCGAGCAGCTCGAGCGCGGGCGACAACAAGGCCGTGCGTGGCGCCGCCACGCCGCCCGCGCGCCACCGCGCCACGCCGCCGCACCCCGCGCCGCACG GCGGCGGAGTAATGCAAGGCAGTTCGAGTGGAAGTGGCGGAGCAGGCTACCAGGGCGGCTATTTGTCGTTCCAACAGCAGCAGCAGTACCATGGAGGATGGGCACCTTCTTGCTCGTTGGCTAAGCTGCAGCAGATGGCCGACGCACCGCAGCACCCTCCACACACGCCGCCGGCTCCACCACAG TACGGACAGCAGGCGGGTACGCCGCCAGCCAGCCACTACCACGCGCCTAAGTACTACGCGCCCGCTCACAATCAGCTCGAGTCGCCAAGGAACACGCGTAATGCGACCA GTAATCTAAGTCCAATGCAGCATGTGCAGATGGGTCCTGGGTCGAGAATGTCGCCGAATCTAAATACTCACATCATAAGCCAATATGGACTAAATGGTTATCGGGTTCCACCTCAGCAGCAGTTCAACAACCTCCCCGTCCAAATGATGAATGTTCAACCTGGTGTGCAGTACCCTGGACCAGACCCCAGAGCTCAGCAACCAAATGTTTATGCTTATGCAGGTTACATTAACCCTCCACCACCCCTGGCGATGCAAACATTAAACTCTACTATGCGTCGGTAG